Below is a window of Flavobacterium sp. CFS9 DNA.
TAAAATTACCATTAGAGCTGGTTTTTCATCCTAATGGTTATAAAAATGATTCTGAATGGCTGATCTCTAATTTTACTACAGGAAATTATATCGGTCTGCCTTTTCTCGAATGGATCGGTCTTGCTTTAGGAAGTGATCGTGCCGAAAAAGAGGGAAAACCGGCTTTTCCGATGATGTTAAAATGGATTAGGGAGTAGATAGATTGCTAGATTTTTGGATTGTTAGACTAGCTTAGACTATTTAGATCTTACGAAGAATTAATTCCAAAAAACTAGTTTCGGGACTCTGTCTGATTCTCATTTCTTCAATCAAGGCCCAAAATCCAAAAATCTAAAGATCTAAACATACATATTGAGCAAATTAGTAACAGTATTCAGATTGCGCATTGTTCCTATTACATTTAGTTTTTTCTCAATGTATTTCAGTTCCAATCTTGTTTTTCCGGCACCAATATCATACTTAATATATATGCGGTTTTCATCAATACTGGCTTCATCGGGCTTAAATTGGCTTATTTTTAAATCGTGGATGCTTTCTTTTTTCAAGGCAATCGAGACAAAAACGATGTAGAGTTTCTTGATATCAATATCTTTTTCTTTTAAAAATGGATTATTGGAGAAGCACAATTCCAGATCTTCTTTCGCAATTACAATTACGGGAACTTCGTGTCCAAAAACTTTAAAAATTTCCTGTTTGATCATAAAACCTACTTTTGAAGCACTTTCTTCTTCTGTATCCACAAATACATTTCCAGACTGCAGATAAGTGCGTACGTTTTGAAAGCCCATGTTTTCTAACATTGTTTTCAAGGCTTCCATTTTTATCATGTTGTGACCGGAAACGTTGATCCCGCGTAAAAGTGCTAAATGTGTAGTCATTTTTATAAATTTTATTCAAAGATAGAAATTTCGATTTTGTAGAGATCTCAACTATTCGTTGTCTTCGCCTATTTCAATATCAAAACTGATTAAGAAATCATTCAGTCGCTTTTTGTATTTGTTTTGAGCCTCGCTTACAATTTCTTCTATTTCTTCATTGGTTTCTAGCGGATCAAAGCTGAACTCCTTTTTAACCCATTGCTGAAACTCCTCCTTATTTTCGTTCTCTTCATAATACTCTTCGTCCTTGTAAAAATAAACAGAATCGAAATCAACTGAAATTTCGGTATCTAAAGTGAGAAGATGAATTAATTTGCTCGTATTTTCAGCTACAATGTGAATCCCTCCTTCATCGCCGAAAACGACTATTGGGCAATCGTTTAAATCCTCATTTATCAGCCAGTACGCATACGAACTTCCGGAACCGTTGGCTCCTGCAAACTCGATAAAACTATTGTAAAACTCTTCTTTTTCTGACCACGTTTTTATACCGGTCTTGTCTTCTGTAATCGTCAAACCAAAACATTCCGAATAAGTTTCCGGGCCATACTCCTGCTCGAATTCATACAGCTTCACTAAATCTGCCGGCAAAGCATAATTACCGAACTGCACAGCGAATTCTTCTAATGAAAAA
It encodes the following:
- a CDS encoding DUF1697 domain-containing protein, which gives rise to MTTHLALLRGINVSGHNMIKMEALKTMLENMGFQNVRTYLQSGNVFVDTEEESASKVGFMIKQEIFKVFGHEVPVIVIAKEDLELCFSNNPFLKEKDIDIKKLYIVFVSIALKKESIHDLKISQFKPDEASIDENRIYIKYDIGAGKTRLELKYIEKKLNVIGTMRNLNTVTNLLNMYV